The Thermoanaerobaculia bacterium genome has a window encoding:
- a CDS encoding C45 family autoproteolytic acyltransferase/hydrolase: RSEKWIGTAHLAEIRGVADAEVPDPLPGGWSPFARQLSLHALHDFSQRFIDTIPLSGACTGFAAAAPATADGHVYLARNFDFEAGGRFDREKIVAATVPEKGFRYLSVTFGGMTGVVSGFNEKGLGVSLQSLSGGPTASAGEPSSLVVADVLQNDATLDEAIARIRAARVLVSDLYLVADASGAMAVVEKTPKSTGVRRGGPELTATNLPTVPAIVREVGPPPPSSSSPERQRRIDEILARSSGRLDARGAVAILRDRRGPGDVPLGPGNRNAIDALIACHSVVFDLTARRAWVAAFPHALGKYVCFDLSLLSTADPDDPRFSELEKGDVPADPYLASGYPDYLAARRENRRARREIIDGKFAQARRDAESALARAPQFIEALACRGEARLRLGAFGGAAADFEAALRLDPGPPDFAREIARFRDAAASRRVPRKLLAFPVSLEDALASRE, from the coding sequence CGGTCGGAGAAATGGATCGGGACGGCGCACCTCGCGGAGATCCGCGGCGTCGCCGACGCGGAGGTGCCGGACCCGCTCCCCGGCGGATGGAGCCCGTTCGCGCGCCAGCTGTCCCTCCATGCCCTCCACGATTTCTCGCAGCGGTTCATCGACACGATCCCGCTCTCGGGGGCCTGCACGGGGTTCGCCGCGGCGGCGCCGGCGACCGCGGACGGCCACGTGTACCTCGCCCGGAACTTCGACTTCGAAGCCGGGGGGCGCTTCGACCGGGAGAAGATCGTCGCCGCGACCGTTCCCGAAAAGGGGTTCCGCTACCTCTCGGTCACCTTCGGCGGCATGACCGGAGTCGTCTCGGGCTTCAACGAGAAGGGTCTCGGCGTCTCGCTCCAGTCGCTCTCGGGCGGACCGACCGCGTCGGCCGGCGAGCCGTCGTCGCTCGTCGTCGCCGACGTGCTCCAGAACGACGCGACGCTGGACGAGGCGATCGCCCGGATCCGCGCGGCCCGCGTCCTCGTGTCGGATCTGTACCTCGTCGCCGACGCCTCGGGAGCCATGGCGGTCGTCGAGAAGACGCCGAAGTCGACGGGCGTGCGGCGGGGAGGGCCGGAGCTCACGGCCACGAATCTCCCGACCGTGCCCGCGATCGTTCGCGAGGTCGGGCCGCCGCCCCCGTCCTCCTCTTCGCCGGAGCGCCAGCGACGGATCGACGAGATCCTGGCGCGCTCGTCCGGCCGCCTGGACGCGCGAGGCGCGGTCGCCATCCTGCGCGACCGGCGCGGTCCCGGGGACGTCCCCCTCGGCCCGGGAAACCGCAACGCGATCGACGCCCTGATCGCCTGCCACTCGGTCGTGTTCGACCTGACCGCGCGGCGCGCCTGGGTGGCGGCCTTCCCGCACGCGCTCGGGAAATACGTCTGCTTCGACCTCTCGCTCCTCTCGACGGCGGATCCCGACGATCCCCGCTTTTCGGAGCTCGAGAAGGGGGACGTTCCCGCCGACCCGTATCTCGCTTCCGGATACCCGGACTATCTCGCGGCGCGCCGCGAGAACCGGCGGGCCCGCCGGGAGATCATCGACGGGAAGTTCGCGCAAGCGCGGCGGGACGCGGAATCGGCGCTCGCGCGCGCGCCGCAATTCATCGAGGCGCTCGCGTGCCGGGGCGAAGCGCGCCTCCGGCTCGGCGCGTTCGGCGGAGCGGCGGCCGATTTCGAGGCCGCGCTCCGGCTCGATCCCGGGCCGCCGGACTTTGCGCGCGAGATCGCCCGCTTCCGCGATGCGGCCGCATCGCGGAGGGTACCGCGGAAGCTCCTCGCGTTCCCCGTGTCGCTGGAGGACGCACTGGCGTCTCGTGAATAA
- a CDS encoding ABC transporter ATP-binding protein gives MEAPTPILRGTGLTKTYRLGAQGVPALAGLDIEFSAGEFTALEGPSGSGKTTLLNVLGLLDRPDGGTLLLDGEDAGTLDERARTRVRLDRFGFIFQTFNLIPVLSARENVEYPMALAGAGREVREERARRLLAGVGIAEKEDVRPDLLSGGQRQRVAIARALANDPEIVFADEPTASLDSHTAAEILDLMRRLNEERGVAFLFATHDPRVVERARRVVTLRDGAIAGER, from the coding sequence ATGGAAGCGCCGACGCCGATCCTCCGGGGAACCGGCCTGACGAAGACCTACCGTCTGGGCGCGCAGGGCGTCCCGGCGCTCGCCGGTCTCGACATCGAGTTCTCGGCCGGGGAGTTCACCGCGCTCGAGGGACCGTCCGGCTCGGGAAAGACGACGCTGCTGAACGTCCTCGGCCTCCTCGACCGGCCCGACGGTGGCACCCTCCTCCTCGACGGCGAGGATGCGGGAACGCTCGACGAGCGCGCCCGGACGCGCGTGCGGCTCGACCGCTTCGGCTTCATCTTCCAGACGTTCAACCTGATCCCCGTGCTTTCGGCGCGCGAGAACGTCGAGTATCCGATGGCGCTCGCCGGAGCGGGGCGGGAGGTTCGGGAGGAGCGCGCCCGGCGGCTGCTCGCCGGGGTCGGGATCGCGGAGAAGGAGGACGTCCGGCCGGACCTCCTGTCGGGAGGACAGCGGCAGCGGGTCGCGATCGCGCGCGCGCTCGCCAACGACCCCGAGATCGTCTTCGCCGACGAGCCGACGGCGAGCCTCGACAGCCACACGGCCGCCGAGATCCTCGACCTGATGCGCCGCTTGAACGAGGAGCGCGGCGTCGCGTTCCTGTTCGCGACCCACGACCCCCGCGTCGTCGAGCGCGCGCGTCGCGTCGTGACGCTCCGCGACGGCGCGATCGCCGGGGAACGATGA
- a CDS encoding FtsX-like permease family protein — translation MSIWALALRNVRRNRRRSLLTAGIVVFGFAAFALAGGFVSQTFEGLKDGTIRGGVGHLQIARPETFAGAEERTLEHGIEDVGRAAAVVRSDPAVAAVLPRIDFVGLVSNGNRSVPYLGIGFDPSDEARAMETRSLLVSGRWFSGPDEIAVVLGTGLASAVGAKTGDTVTVFGTTPEGVLNAVDATVAGLAELPVKELNDRYLATTLPAASRLLNVSGTVSKLVVMLKPGAKAEDAAPRLRRALAAAGMPLAVKTWRELALFYNQVRILYAGIFGFMGAVLVIVVLLACANTMTMAAAERTREIGTLRAIGTPPEKVRRMFVAEGLILALAGCVAGAVLALFVRAALNASHIMLPPPPGASHGTPIHVAFYPLTYLAGLAAMLATLAAASYFPARRASRIPIVEALAHV, via the coding sequence ATGAGCATCTGGGCCCTGGCGCTCCGCAACGTCCGGCGAAACCGCCGGCGGAGCCTGCTGACGGCCGGGATCGTCGTCTTCGGCTTCGCCGCTTTCGCGCTCGCCGGGGGGTTCGTCTCGCAGACGTTCGAAGGGTTGAAGGACGGGACGATCCGCGGCGGCGTCGGACATCTCCAGATCGCGCGGCCGGAGACGTTCGCCGGAGCGGAGGAGCGCACGCTCGAGCACGGAATCGAAGACGTCGGCCGGGCGGCCGCGGTCGTCCGGAGCGATCCCGCCGTCGCCGCGGTCCTCCCGCGCATCGACTTCGTCGGGCTCGTCTCGAACGGCAACCGCTCCGTGCCGTACCTGGGAATCGGTTTCGACCCTTCCGACGAAGCGCGCGCGATGGAGACCCGGTCTCTGCTGGTCTCGGGGCGATGGTTCTCGGGCCCGGACGAGATCGCGGTCGTCCTCGGCACGGGGCTCGCTAGCGCCGTCGGAGCGAAGACGGGGGACACGGTGACGGTCTTCGGCACGACGCCGGAGGGCGTCTTGAACGCCGTCGACGCGACGGTCGCGGGGCTCGCGGAGCTCCCGGTCAAGGAGTTGAACGACCGATATCTCGCGACGACGCTGCCCGCCGCCTCGCGGCTCTTGAACGTCAGCGGGACCGTCTCGAAGCTCGTCGTCATGTTGAAACCCGGCGCGAAGGCCGAAGACGCCGCGCCGCGGCTGCGCCGGGCGCTCGCCGCCGCCGGGATGCCGCTCGCGGTGAAGACCTGGCGGGAGCTCGCGCTCTTCTACAACCAGGTGAGGATCCTCTACGCTGGAATTTTCGGGTTCATGGGCGCCGTTCTCGTGATCGTGGTGCTTCTGGCGTGCGCGAACACGATGACGATGGCGGCCGCCGAGCGGACGCGCGAGATCGGGACGTTGAGAGCGATCGGAACTCCTCCCGAAAAGGTCCGAAGGATGTTCGTCGCGGAGGGACTGATTCTCGCGCTCGCCGGCTGCGTTGCGGGCGCCGTTCTCGCCCTGTTCGTCCGGGCGGCGCTCAACGCCTCGCACATCATGCTTCCCCCGCCCCCCGGCGCGTCGCACGGAACGCCGATCCACGTGGCGTTCTATCCCCTGACCTATCTCGCGGGCCTCGCGGCGATGCTCGCGACCCTCGCCGCCGCCTCGTATTTCCCCGCGCGCCGCGCGTCACGCATTCCCATAGTCGAAGCTCTCGCACATGTCTGA
- a CDS encoding outer membrane lipoprotein-sorting protein — MRKAPRGRVLLACGAVALASLAGTTKLIGATPDELLKLADRPKQAFAEAVIHAKITVIENGKTTSPAEFELYKKGDDRGLVVFTAGKQRGRKMLTVGDKVWLIVPGSSHAIAVTPNQRLMGGASMADVSKLRFSEEFRASTAGPPETVDGRACDVLKLDPKSAKSSYGGGTLWVDRDEHLARKAVVNLVSGKPAKEITFDRYGNQAGKTVLESMTIKDLLAGPSGPVTRIDYTNYRVAKIDDELLTPEGALNF, encoded by the coding sequence ATGCGAAAGGCCCCGCGAGGTAGGGTGCTCCTCGCTTGCGGAGCCGTTGCTCTTGCATCTCTTGCGGGTACGACGAAGCTGATTGGCGCCACCCCCGACGAGCTGCTGAAACTCGCCGACCGGCCCAAGCAGGCGTTCGCCGAAGCGGTCATCCACGCCAAGATCACGGTCATCGAGAACGGGAAGACGACTTCGCCGGCCGAGTTCGAGCTCTACAAGAAGGGGGACGACCGCGGTCTCGTCGTCTTCACGGCGGGCAAGCAGAGAGGAAGGAAGATGCTGACGGTCGGCGACAAGGTCTGGCTGATCGTCCCCGGCTCCTCGCACGCGATCGCCGTCACGCCGAACCAGCGGCTCATGGGCGGCGCCTCGATGGCTGACGTCTCGAAGCTCCGATTCTCGGAGGAGTTTCGCGCCTCGACCGCCGGCCCTCCGGAGACCGTCGACGGGCGCGCGTGCGACGTGCTGAAGCTCGACCCCAAGTCGGCGAAGTCGTCCTACGGAGGAGGAACGCTCTGGGTCGACCGCGACGAGCACCTCGCGCGAAAGGCGGTCGTCAACCTCGTTTCCGGCAAACCCGCCAAGGAGATCACGTTCGACCGCTACGGCAACCAGGCGGGGAAGACGGTGCTCGAGTCGATGACGATCAAGGACCTGCTCGCGGGCCCTTCCGGTCCGGTCACCCGGATCGACTACACGAACTACCGCGTCGCGAAAATCGACGACGAACTGTTGACGCCGGAAGGCGCTCTGAACTTCTAG